Proteins encoded in a region of the Rutidosis leptorrhynchoides isolate AG116_Rl617_1_P2 chromosome 9, CSIRO_AGI_Rlap_v1, whole genome shotgun sequence genome:
- the LOC139867051 gene encoding protein BOBBER 1-like: MAILSDYEEAESVKKPFNAVLDTSNPLQFLQKAFEFVASETDIFKKDSVIKDVNGLVRSVKDKIDSDERKRKEKPVRSPSNGSTGAGVKVDVKRVNDVSLPAGPSQTGSSVSETMDQTVEKTNDDDKKGLRAPNKGNGQDMENYSWVQSLQEVNVTIPVPPGTPSRAIVCDIKKNHLKVGLKGQPPILQGDLYKSVKVDDSFWSLEDKKAISILLTKQDQMDWWKCLVKGEPEIDTQKVEPESSKLGDLDPETRSTVEKMMFDQRQKQMGKPTSDEMQQKDILKKFMSEHPEMDFSKAKFN, translated from the exons atGGCGATTCTTTCCGATTACGAAGAAGCAGAATCTGTGAAAAAACCATTCAATGCTGTTCTTGATACATCTAATCCGCTTCAATTTCTTCAAAAGGCATTCGAATTCGTTGCTAGCGAAACCGATATTTTCAAAAAAGATTCCGTGATTAAGGATGTTAATGGTTTGGTTCGTTCGGTGAAGGACAAGATCGATTCTGATGAGCGGAAGCGTAAAGAGAAACCCGTCCGCTCCCCCAGCAACGGCAGTACCGGCGCCGGCGTAAAGGTTGATGTTAAGCGTGTGAATGATGTATCTTTACCGGCTGGACCGTCGCAGACCGGAAGTTCTGTTAGTGAGACGATGGATCAGACGGTGGAGAAGACTAATGATGATGATAAGAAGGGCTTGCGAG CCCCCAATAAAGGAAATGGGCAGGACATGGAGAACTATTCTTGGGTCCAGTCTTTACAGGAGGTCAACGTAACCATTCCTGTTCCTCCTGGTACCCCGTCTAGAGCCATTGTATGTGACATTAAGAAGAACCATTTGAAAGTTGGACTCAAGGGTCAGCCCCCAATTCTTCAA GGGGACTTGTACAAGTCTGTCAAGGTTGATGATTCTTTCTGGAGCTTAG AGGATAAGAAGGCTATCTCGATCCTTTTAACGAAACAGGATCAGATGGATTGGTGGAAATGTTTGGTGAAGGGCGAACCTGAAATCGATACTCAGAAAGTGGAACCTGAAAGCAGTAAACTAGGTGACCTGGATCCAGAAACAAGATCTACTGTTGAAAAGATGATG tTCGATCAACGACAGAAGCAGATGGGCAAACCAACTAGTGATGAGATGCAGCAAAAAGACATTCTGAAAAAGTTCATGTCTGAG CACCCGGAGATGGACTTTTCAAAGGCTAAGTTTAACTAA